The following nucleotide sequence is from Synechococcus sp. CBW1004.
TGATCATTGCCCTTGCCGGTGCATCCATGCGCCACGGCGTCGGCACCCACCTCGCGGGCGATCTCCACCAGCCGGCGGGCGATCAACGGCCGTGCCAGGGCGGTGGAGAGGGGATAGCGGCCTTCGTAGAGGGCGTTGGCGCGGATGGCGGGGAAGGCGAACTCGCGGATGAATGGTTCGATCAGATCGCCCACGATCGATTGGCTGGCGCCGGAATCCAGCGCTTTCCGGCGGATCGGCTCGAGCTCATCGCCCTGGCCGAGATCGGCGGCGAAGGTGATCACCTCCTGCACGCCCCACTCGTTCCTGAGATAGGGGATGCAGACGCTGGTGTCGACGCCGCCGGAATAGGCGAGCACCACGCGGCGCGCCCGCGGCTGCTCCCCTGCCGCTCCAGCCGTGCTGTCCGCATGCGCCGAGGCCACCATCAACCCTTCTCCCAGTCGGAATCGTTCGATTCTCCCTCCTGGCCGGACAGACGCTCGGTCGCTGGCGAGGCGTCACGCTCCGCCGGCGCTGGCTGTGGAGGCAGGGACCAGTCGGCGAGCAGCACCAGGGCCATCGCCAGAGGGGGAAGCAGCACCAGGGCCCAGACCACGGCCGGGCGAATCGGCAGTGGCTCGGGCCAGCGCTCCGCCGCGGCCGCCAGCACGGCGCTCAGGGCCAGTGCCAGGGACCAGACGCGAAGCACGGAACGGGAGCTGGACATGGCGATCGCGGCGGAGGGCCCGGCTTCGATGATCCCGGACCGCCGCATCGTTCCGCGGCGGTGGTGGCGGTGCATGGTGCGGCCACGCCGGCCAGTCAGGCTGGTGCACACGCCAGCGGTGGTGGGATGGCCGCCCGCGAACCCTGCATCTGGTGTCGAGACCGCTCTCCGATGGGGTCAGGCCGGCGATGGCCTGCGAGCCTGGGCTGGTGAGCGAACAACTCCTCCCGGTAGGATGATCGATTGGTTCTGCGTGAGCCCAGCCGGCCCATGAGCATCCTCGACACGATCAATCCCTCGCTGACGCGCTACGGCCGCCGCGAGCCGGCGCCGGTGCTGCCCCTGCGCGATGAGCCCGACCTGCTCACTCTGCTGGAGGCCAGCGGCCGCCTGGTGGCGGATGAGGAGACTGCCGGCACCGAGGTCAGCACGGTCGAGGAGGAGGAGCTCTCGGCGCTGATGGGCGAGAAGGAGGATTACAACCAGGCCGACGAGCAGCCCGAGGAGGACTGGGAGGACTGATCCGGGACGGATCCGCTTCAGGCCTGCAACCCCCGGATCGGCTCACCCCTGCAGTCGGGGAGGGAGGCGATCCGGGGGTTGCCTGTTTTCAGGACCTGACGAAGCCGTCCTCCGGCACAGCCATCGCTGCATCGAGATCTGCCCGTCACGTCATCTGGGCCCGGCCGATCGCCGCCGCCCGGCCTCTGCCGCCCCCATCGGGTGCCTCGCTGTCCCGCGCAGGTGTCCTCACGGCTCTTCCGGCTTCGCAGGGTTCCCGCGGTCGGCGCCGGCGCGGCCGGGTGGTGGCCTTGAGCTGGCGCCCCGGCGGGCCTGCAGGCAATCTGGCCTGGCCGTCCCGACTCGAGTGCTCGTCTTGTCTGCGATCCAACGTCCCGACGGCCGGGTGATGGCCGCGCTGCTCTCCCTGGTGCTTCTGGTGGGAGCCCTGGCCAGCGATGTTCTGGTGGCCAACTCCGCCCTCACCATTCCGCTGCTGGTGTCGGCGCTCGTCAGTGCCGGCGTGCTCGCCTGGGGCGTGCCGCGACTGCGGCAGCTGAAGCTGGGGCAGGTGATCCGTGAGGAGGGGCCGCAGGCACACCTCAGCAAGGCCGGCACCCCCACGATGGGAGGCCTGCTGGTGGTGCCCGTGGGCGTGCTGGTGGGGGCCTGGATCAGCCCGGGTGATCCGCGTCTGCTGGCCACCGCCGCGATCACGGCGGCCTACATGGCCATCGGTGCCGTCGATGACTGGCGCAGCCTCACCCGCCGCACCAACACGGGTCTGACCCCCCGCGGCAAGCTCGCCCTCCAGGCGCTGGCTGCCGTCGCTTTTCTCGCCTGGGCCGCCTGGGGGGGCTGGCTCGGTGGCGGCGCGCCCGGCGATGTGGGTCTGCCGCTGGGCTGGGTGCTGCCGCTGGGCCTGTTGATCTGGCCCCTCGGGCTGTTCGTCTTCCTGGCGGAGAGCAATGCCACCAACCTCACCGACGGCCTCGATGGCCTGGCGGCCGGCTGTGGTGCGGTGGTGTTCAGCGGCATGGCCCTGCAGCTCATGCTGCGCGGCAACGCAGGAGATCCCGCCCTGGCCGGTTTCTGTGCCGCGATGGCCGGCTGCTGGCTCGGCTTCCTGACCCAGAACCGCCATCCGGCGCGCGTGTTCATGGGCGACACCGGCTCCCTGGCGATGGGCGCGGCCCTCTCGGCGGTGGCGCTGCTCAGCAACAGCCTCTGGCCGCTGCTGCTCATGGGTGGGGTGTTCCTGGCTGAATCGTTGTCGGTGATCCTGCAGGTCTGGGTGTTCAAGGCCACCAAGGGGCCTGATGGTCAGGGCAGGCGCCTGTTCCGCATGGCGCCGCTGCACCATCATTTCGAGCTCGGCGGCCTGCCCGAGCAGGGAGTGGTGCTGGCCTTCTGGGGCATCAGCCTCGGCCTGGTGCTGCTGGGCCTGGTGCTGCTGCCCACCTGAGCACGGCGGCGGGCCTTCGCGGTGGTTGCGGCGGCGTCGCCTGGCCCAGAATGACGGGGCAGGTCGTGACGGATCCGGCGATGGCCTACTTCACCTGGCGGGAGGCGGGGCTCACCGCCGACTGCGCCAGCCTCGATGCCATGGCGTCACGCTTCGAGGAGGCGGCGTCGCTGATGCGGCGACTGGCGGCGGAGGGTTTCCGGATCGAGCGCAGTGCCGAGGGACCGCGCATCACCCATCCCGATCCCTCCGTGTTCGAGGCCTATGGGTTCATCAGCGAGGAGCCGCCTGAGCGCCAGCTGACGGTCTTCAACGACTGAGGCCACAGGCCCGGCGCCTGCCTGAGGCGGTGCTTCAGCGCCGCAGGAAGCCGATCACCCACACCAGCACGAAGGCCAGCGACGAGAGCCCCAGGTAGATCAGCGTCCACTGCTGCAGGCTGGCCATGTCCATCCCGAAGAGCAGCAGCCCGTCGCCGGCGTCTCCCGCGGTCTGCAGGGCCAGGGGGAGCAGGGCGAGTCCGTGGAGTGGGGCGACCACCGGCAGGGGGACGGAGATGGATGCAGCGCACCCTAGGAGTCAGGCCCCTGGCGGATCGCCGCAGCGCCGGCTGGGACGCGCCTGGGGGCTGAAGCTGGTGGCACGGCTGCCGGTGGAAGAGGTGCTTCAGCGGCCGGCAGGCCAGGATCGGGACACCCTTCGTTCTGCCGTCTGTCCCCATGGATCCTGCCGCCCGCCCCTTCCCCCGCACCCTGCTGCTGCTGGGCAGTGGCGAGCTCGGCAAGGAGGTGGCGATCGCGGCCCAGCGGCTGGGCTGTCAGGTGGTGGCCGTCGATCGCTACGCAGGTGCGCCGGCGATGCAGGTGGCCGATGTCAGCGAGGTGATCGCGATGACCGACCCGGAAGCCCTCAAGGCGGTGGTGCGACGGCACCGCCCCGATGTGGTGATTCCGGAGATCGAGGCCCTGGCTGTCGATGCCCTGGCCGAGCTGGAGGCGGAGGGGATCACCGTCATCCCCACGGCGCGGGCCACGGCCGTGACGATGAACCGCGACCGCATCCGCGACATGGCCGCGGGACCGCTGGGTCTTCGCACGGCCCGCTTCGCCTATGCCGAAAGTGCTGAGGAGCTGCTGGCCGCGGCCGAACCGCTCGGTTTCCCCGTCGTGGTGAAGCCGGTGATGAGCTCTTCGGGCAAGGGCCAGAGCGTGGTCCATGACCGTCAGGGGCTGGCGGCCGCCTGGGAGGCGGCTCAGGCCGGCGCACGCGGCATCGGCACCCGCGTGATCGTGGAGGAATTCCTGCGCTTCGAGCTCGAGATCACCCTGCTCACCGTCAGGCAATGGAACGGCCCCACCCTGTTCTGCCCGCCGATCGGCCACATCCAGGAGCGCGGCGACTACCAGTGCAGCTGGCAGCCGGCCGCTCTCGGGCCTGACCAGCTGGCCGCAGCCCAGGAGATGGCCCGTGCCGTCACCGATGCTCTGGGCGGCGCCGGTCTGTTCGGGGTGGAGTTCTTCCTCTGCGGCGAACCGGGCCGCGAGGAGGTGGTGTTCTCCGAGCTCTCGCCCCGCCCCCACGACACGGGTCTGGTGACTCTCATGGGCCAGAACCTGAGTGAATTCGAGCTGCATGTGCGGGCGGTGCTGGGCCTGCCCATCCCCGGGATCCGCTCGCTCGGCCCGGCTGCCAGCCGGGTCATCCTGGCCAGCGACCAGGGGGCGGCGGTGCGCTTCGAGGGTGTTGCCGAGGCATTGCGGGAGCCTGAGACCCAGGTGCTGTTGTTCGGCAAGCCCGACACAAGGCCATTCCGGCGCATGGGTGTGGCTCTGGCCCGCGGCGGCTGCGAGCAGGAGGCGCGGGACAGGGCGGATGCAGCGGCAGAGCGGATCAGCTGCCGGGCCAGCTCCTGAACCGTCGACAGCCCTGGTGCGAATGGAGTTGGGGCCGTAACCTTCGCCAAGCCAGGAGTCCGATGGCACAGGCCCCAGCCCCCAATTCCCCCCGCTCCTCGCGGCGCTCCTCCCCACCCGGGAGCCGCCAGGAACGATCCGATCGTCGGGTCGACGCCTCGGTGCCTGAGCTGCTCGCGCGCCGTCAAACCGCTCCGCCACCGCCGCAGCGCCGTCCCTGGCGTGTCGCGCTGCTGCCTTTCGCTCTCGGTCTGAGCCTCGGGTATGGCCTGGCCTCGCCTGCGGTGCGGCAGGTGCCGTCGCTGCTGGCTGGTCTGATTCACGCCCCCCGCGGTATCGCGGCCATCGTCAATCCGATGGCCAGCGGCAGCCGACGGGTTCTGATTCTGGGGCGCGACAAGGTCGGAGATAACACCGATGTGATGTTCACCGTCCAGGTGAAGGACGGCATCACCCTGGTCACTCAGGTGCCTCGTGACACCTATGTCGAAACCGATCAGTTCGGCACGATCAAGGCCAACGCTCTTTTTGCCCTGGGGGGTGTGGACGCCGCCAAGGATGAGGTGGCCAAGCTGATCGGCGCGCCGGTGCAGCGCTACTTCAAGCTCAACCTCGATGCCGTGGCCAAGGTTGCCGATGCCCTGGGGGGTGTCGAGGTGGATGTGCCCAAGCGCATGTATTACGTCGACAACGCCCAGGGCCTCTACATCGATCTTTACCCTGGCCCCCAGGTGTTGCGCGGCGAAGCCCTTGAGGGCTTTCTCCGGTTCCGCCACGACGAACTCGGCGATCTCGGCCGCATGGATCGCCAGCGCCTCGTGATGGCCAAGGTGTTCGGCAAGCTGGCCCAGCCTTCCACCCTCACTCGCCTTCCGGAGCTCCTGAAGATCGCCGGTGACGACGTGCTGACCGACCTGTCGCCGCTTGAGATGACGCAGCTGCTGACGGCCATGGCTCAGACGAAGCTCAGCTCCCAGCGGCTGCCGGGGCGGCTCTACTGGCAGGACAACCTCAGCTACTGGATGCCCGATACCAACACCCAGCACCCCACCGGAAGCGGCGAGGAGACCACGCACTGAAGCCGCCGCCGGGCATGACGAATGCCCGGCGGCTCAGGGTGCCGCAGCGGTGGCCTCCACCATCACCATCTTTCCGTTGCCCCAGGCCGCCGGCTCGAGCAGCGGCGCTGCGCCGGCCGTGGGGCGGACCCTGTCACCCGCCTGGAAGGCCGCATCGGTCCAGCTGAGCAGAAGGGGGGACAGCGTGGCGCTGGCCTGCTGCTTCGGTGCGCGCAGGTTGAAGTGGTCGCCACCCTGCACCAGCACCAGCTGGTGTCCGGAGCCGCGCAGGGCCCCGAAGCGATCGAGGGCCTCCGGACCGGACGGCACCACCCAGTCGTGGGTGCCGCTCACCACCAGCCCGCGAGCCTGCATCCCGGCAGTCGCTCCCCGCTCGAACACCAGGCTGACCGGGGGGCTCACGGCCGCCACGGCGATCACCCGTGGATCGGCCAGGGCGGCCCGGTCGGCGGCCCGCAGAAAGCTGCACTGCAGCACCCAGCTGAGATTGCGGTCGGGATCGCGCAGGTTGTCACAGCGCTCTTGCAGAGCACTGACGCTGGGGCGGGTTCCACCCAGCTGCAGGACCGTGGTGGCCCCCCAGGAATGGCCGATCGCCACCACCCGGTCGGTGCGGATCCCCTGCAGGCCACCGATGCTGCCTGCGGCGACCGCATCGATCGCGGCTGAGACGTCCAGCGGCCGTTTGCGCAGTTCGTCCGGGTCCGGCGGTGCCGCCTTTCCGGAGAGCATCGCCTGCTGCTGCTGCTTGTCGCTGCCGGGGTGGTAGGGAAGGATCACCGTGGTGCCACGGGAGGCGAGCGCCTCGGCCCACCCTTCGAAGCTGATCGGGCTGTCCCACAGACCGTGGGAGATCATCACCAGCCGGCCGTTGCTCCCCTGGGCCGGAGACACGATCTGCAGCTGCAGAGGCTCGGGGCGATGGCGTACCGGGATCGAGATCGTGCGCGTGACGGTCTTGAGGGGACCCGGAGCGGCCAGGGTCGGATCGCTGCTCACCGGCGGCAGCTCGGTGACCAGCTGCTGACCCAGTCGCTGCTGGCGCTGGAGCCGCTGGACCGCATAGAGGGCCCGCTCCAGATCGATCGTGGCGCTCTCGCCGGGCATGGTCTGCAGCAGGGTCAGCAGCGTGATCGGTTGGCCGGCCGGGATCTGATCCAGGGCGGTGGCCAGCCTGGTGCCGTCCCGATCGGGCGGCAGGTCCTGCACTTCCACCAGGGAACTGGTCAGCAGCATCACCTGATCGAACAGGGGCGTGCCGACGGCGTTGTTCACCAGGTTGCGCACCGGCAGCGGCAGCGGCGAGGTCATCAGATGACTCAGCTGGCGCCCGATGCGGCCGCCGGTGGCCTGGTCCAGCTGGGCCAGATCGCTGTTGCCGCTGAACAGCCGTTCCGGGCTGGCCAGCTCGCTGACCTTCACGGTGAAGTCGGTCTGCAGCAGCGGCAGCTGCAGTTTCACGGTCTCCAGCGCCCGGGCTGGGGACGCCATCAGAGACAGGCCGGCCAGCAGGGCCAGGCGGCCCCCCAGGCATGGCGCGAGTTGCCGCAGGGGTTGCAGACGGTTTTGCAGATGCTGCGGCAGGCCTGTGGTGATCCGGTGCAGGATCGTCGATCTCACGGCAGAACCACAGGCAGGACGCGTGCTCAGGGTAAAGGGGTTCGTGCCGTTGGGCCCTGGGACAGCGGATGGCTTCCTGTCCGGGGACACGCGTTGGCGGTCGCGACACACGGCCGTGCAATCAGATGAGGAGCGGTGCCTCCTCGCCCCTGGACCGGCCAGAGCTGTCGCCGAGGCCTGAAGCCCGACGGCTCGGGTCTGTGCCTCTGCCGTGACCTACGCCGCCAGCTCCTGCGGTGGATGCTGGGCCAGCACCTGTTGGAGATACCGACCCGTATGGCTGCTGGGATGGGCAGCCACATCCTCCGGGGTGCCGCAGACCACGATCTGCCCACCCTTGTCGCCGCCTTCGGGGCCCAGATCGATCAGCCAGTCGGCGCAGCGGATCACATCGAGGTTGTGCTCGATCACCAGGATCGAGTTGCCCTTGTCCACCAGCCGCTGCATCACCTCCATCAGTTTGTGCACGTCGTAGAAGCTCAGGCCGGTGGTGGGCTCATCGATCAGATAGAGCGTCTTGCCGGTGGCGCGCTTGGAGAGCTCGGAGGCGAGCTTCACCCGCTGCGCCTCTCCCCCTGAGAGGGTGGGCGCCGGCTGGCCGAGCTTGATGTAGCCCAGGCCCACATCCACCAGGGTGCGCAGCCGGTCCGCCGCC
It contains:
- a CDS encoding cytochrome B6; translation: MVAPLHGLALLPLALQTAGDAGDGLLLFGMDMASLQQWTLIYLGLSSLAFVLVWVIGFLRR
- the mraY gene encoding phospho-N-acetylmuramoyl-pentapeptide-transferase — protein: MAALLSLVLLVGALASDVLVANSALTIPLLVSALVSAGVLAWGVPRLRQLKLGQVIREEGPQAHLSKAGTPTMGGLLVVPVGVLVGAWISPGDPRLLATAAITAAYMAIGAVDDWRSLTRRTNTGLTPRGKLALQALAAVAFLAWAAWGGWLGGGAPGDVGLPLGWVLPLGLLIWPLGLFVFLAESNATNLTDGLDGLAAGCGAVVFSGMALQLMLRGNAGDPALAGFCAAMAGCWLGFLTQNRHPARVFMGDTGSLAMGAALSAVALLSNSLWPLLLMGGVFLAESLSVILQVWVFKATKGPDGQGRRLFRMAPLHHHFELGGLPEQGVVLAFWGISLGLVLLGLVLLPT
- a CDS encoding DUF3134 family protein encodes the protein MSILDTINPSLTRYGRREPAPVLPLRDEPDLLTLLEASGRLVADEETAGTEVSTVEEEELSALMGEKEDYNQADEQPEEDWED
- a CDS encoding LCP family protein; the encoded protein is MPELLARRQTAPPPPQRRPWRVALLPFALGLSLGYGLASPAVRQVPSLLAGLIHAPRGIAAIVNPMASGSRRVLILGRDKVGDNTDVMFTVQVKDGITLVTQVPRDTYVETDQFGTIKANALFALGGVDAAKDEVAKLIGAPVQRYFKLNLDAVAKVADALGGVEVDVPKRMYYVDNAQGLYIDLYPGPQVLRGEALEGFLRFRHDELGDLGRMDRQRLVMAKVFGKLAQPSTLTRLPELLKIAGDDVLTDLSPLEMTQLLTAMAQTKLSSQRLPGRLYWQDNLSYWMPDTNTQHPTGSGEETTH
- a CDS encoding dienelactone hydrolase, which encodes MRSTILHRITTGLPQHLQNRLQPLRQLAPCLGGRLALLAGLSLMASPARALETVKLQLPLLQTDFTVKVSELASPERLFSGNSDLAQLDQATGGRIGRQLSHLMTSPLPLPVRNLVNNAVGTPLFDQVMLLTSSLVEVQDLPPDRDGTRLATALDQIPAGQPITLLTLLQTMPGESATIDLERALYAVQRLQRQQRLGQQLVTELPPVSSDPTLAAPGPLKTVTRTISIPVRHRPEPLQLQIVSPAQGSNGRLVMISHGLWDSPISFEGWAEALASRGTTVILPYHPGSDKQQQQAMLSGKAAPPDPDELRKRPLDVSAAIDAVAAGSIGGLQGIRTDRVVAIGHSWGATTVLQLGGTRPSVSALQERCDNLRDPDRNLSWVLQCSFLRAADRAALADPRVIAVAAVSPPVSLVFERGATAGMQARGLVVSGTHDWVVPSGPEALDRFGALRGSGHQLVLVQGGDHFNLRAPKQQASATLSPLLLSWTDAAFQAGDRVRPTAGAAPLLEPAAWGNGKMVMVEATAAAP
- the purT gene encoding formate-dependent phosphoribosylglycinamide formyltransferase, which codes for MDPAARPFPRTLLLLGSGELGKEVAIAAQRLGCQVVAVDRYAGAPAMQVADVSEVIAMTDPEALKAVVRRHRPDVVIPEIEALAVDALAELEAEGITVIPTARATAVTMNRDRIRDMAAGPLGLRTARFAYAESAEELLAAAEPLGFPVVVKPVMSSSGKGQSVVHDRQGLAAAWEAAQAGARGIGTRVIVEEFLRFELEITLLTVRQWNGPTLFCPPIGHIQERGDYQCSWQPAALGPDQLAAAQEMARAVTDALGGAGLFGVEFFLCGEPGREEVVFSELSPRPHDTGLVTLMGQNLSEFELHVRAVLGLPIPGIRSLGPAASRVILASDQGAAVRFEGVAEALREPETQVLLFGKPDTRPFRRMGVALARGGCEQEARDRADAAAERISCRASS